From the Psychrobacillus sp. FSL K6-4046 genome, one window contains:
- the paaX gene encoding phenylacetic acid degradation operon negative regulatory protein PaaX: protein MSNTQSMIFTVYGDYIRHYGNKIWIGSLIRLLKEFGHNEQSVRVAVSRMMKQGWLESEKQGNKSYYYLTNRGKVRMEEAANRIFKLMPNEWDGKWRMLMYTIPEEKRQIRDELRKELLWSGFGSFSSGCWISPNNLEKEVKLLIDKYEIHEYVDFFVSDYKGPKENQALVEKSWPLIDIEAKYKEFITAYSHQYIVHQSMINDNKMSSADCFVERTRLVHEYRKFLFIDPGLPKELLPEIWNGNHAALLFEQYYKLLAPLASEFFEGVFQEDNDLKRRDEEYDVNYHPLLKEL, encoded by the coding sequence ATGTCTAATACACAGTCAATGATCTTCACTGTTTATGGTGATTATATAAGGCACTACGGCAATAAAATATGGATTGGAAGTCTGATTCGCCTACTCAAGGAATTCGGACATAATGAGCAATCCGTACGCGTAGCAGTTTCTAGAATGATGAAACAAGGTTGGCTTGAGTCTGAAAAACAAGGTAATAAAAGCTATTATTATCTAACTAATCGAGGCAAAGTAAGAATGGAAGAAGCGGCAAATCGAATATTTAAGCTTATGCCTAACGAATGGGATGGGAAATGGCGTATGTTAATGTACACAATTCCCGAGGAAAAAAGACAAATAAGAGATGAGCTGCGAAAAGAGCTGCTTTGGAGTGGTTTTGGAAGTTTTTCTAGTGGATGCTGGATCTCTCCGAATAATCTAGAAAAAGAAGTAAAATTATTAATAGATAAATATGAAATACATGAGTATGTAGACTTTTTTGTATCTGACTATAAAGGTCCAAAAGAGAACCAAGCTTTAGTTGAAAAAAGCTGGCCACTTATTGATATAGAAGCAAAGTATAAAGAATTTATAACAGCTTATAGTCATCAGTATATTGTGCATCAAAGTATGATAAATGATAATAAAATGTCCTCTGCAGACTGTTTTGTAGAACGAACAAGGTTAGTCCATGAATACCGAAAGTTTCTTTTTATTGATCCTGGTCTTCCGAAGGAGCTATTGCCAGAGATCTGGAACGGAAATCATGCTGCTCTTTTGTTCGAGCAATACTATAAATTACTTGCACCATTAGCAAGTGAATTTTTTGAGGGTGTTTTCCAAGAGGATAATGATTTGAAAAGAAGAGATGAAGAATATGATGTTAATTACCATCCTCTATTAAAGGAACTCTAG
- a CDS encoding gamma carbonic anhydrase family protein, giving the protein MIISFKGKSPSISDNAMVAPGAKIIGDVRVGEESTIWFNAVLRGDEAPITIGNRCSIQDNSTIHLYENAPVIIEDEVTVGHNVILHGCRIGKRSIIGMGSTILDHSEIGEECIVGANTLVPSAKKFPPRSLIVGSPGKVVRELNDKDLELIQLSIDTYVQKGYDYREIFEDTLSVKTAD; this is encoded by the coding sequence TTGATTATTTCATTCAAAGGAAAGTCACCAAGTATAAGTGATAACGCAATGGTTGCTCCAGGAGCGAAGATTATTGGCGATGTACGAGTGGGTGAGGAATCCACTATATGGTTTAACGCTGTTTTACGTGGTGATGAGGCACCAATAACGATTGGTAATAGATGTAGCATACAGGACAATTCAACGATTCACTTGTATGAAAATGCTCCAGTTATTATAGAAGATGAAGTGACTGTAGGACATAATGTCATTCTACATGGCTGCAGGATTGGTAAACGGTCCATTATTGGAATGGGATCTACTATTTTAGACCATTCAGAGATTGGTGAGGAATGTATCGTAGGAGCTAACACCCTAGTACCATCAGCTAAAAAATTTCCTCCTCGTTCATTAATCGTCGGCTCCCCTGGAAAGGTTGTGAGGGAGCTTAACGATAAGGATCTTGAGCTTATACAACTATCAATTGATACTTATGTACAAAAAGGGTACGATTACCGAGAAATTTTTGAAGACACCCTGTCAGTTAAAACTGCAGATTAG
- a CDS encoding nitronate monooxygenase, giving the protein MIYVCKLLGISYPIIQGGMGNISNAQLTAAVSEAGGLGTIGCGTMTPKEVEQIILETKEITEKRFAINIAINVSSFVEELIELVIKHEVPIVSLSAGNPAPYIPILQANGIKVMTVVASVKQALKSEQAGADMIVGEGFEAAGINSSLELTTFTLIPQLVKHVRIPVIAAGGIGDGKGLAAALSLGASGVQLGTRLVATKDAPFHEMYKKRVIQASDLDTILLGRSVGRIRRVLNTPYASRLIDREKQGLTIDDYLKSTTEEHHKKGAIEGDLESGFLNSGQIAGLLDDLPSVDDLFKRMMIEAEQKLHNDLIEIRQLKKES; this is encoded by the coding sequence ATGATATACGTTTGTAAGTTGTTAGGTATTTCCTATCCAATCATTCAGGGAGGGATGGGAAACATAAGTAACGCTCAGCTTACAGCTGCAGTGTCTGAAGCTGGTGGTTTAGGTACAATTGGTTGTGGTACGATGACACCCAAAGAAGTGGAACAAATCATACTAGAAACAAAAGAGATAACCGAAAAAAGATTTGCTATTAATATTGCCATTAATGTTTCATCATTTGTAGAAGAACTGATAGAACTTGTTATAAAACACGAAGTACCGATTGTATCTTTATCGGCTGGAAACCCAGCACCCTATATTCCTATTTTACAAGCAAACGGGATTAAAGTGATGACGGTTGTCGCTTCTGTAAAACAGGCGCTAAAATCAGAACAAGCAGGGGCAGATATGATAGTTGGTGAAGGTTTTGAAGCAGCAGGTATTAATTCTAGTCTTGAATTGACCACTTTCACGTTAATTCCTCAGCTAGTAAAACATGTGAGGATACCTGTTATTGCGGCAGGAGGAATTGGTGATGGGAAAGGATTGGCGGCCGCACTATCCCTAGGTGCTAGTGGGGTGCAGCTAGGAACAAGGCTAGTGGCGACGAAAGATGCGCCCTTTCATGAAATGTATAAAAAAAGAGTAATTCAAGCTAGTGATTTAGATACGATATTGCTTGGGCGAAGTGTTGGTAGAATTCGGAGAGTGTTAAATACTCCTTATGCGAGTCGGTTGATTGACCGAGAAAAACAGGGGCTGACTATCGATGATTATTTAAAAAGTACGACGGAGGAGCACCATAAAAAAGGAGCGATAGAGGGAGACCTAGAAAGTGGTTTTTTAAACAGTGGCCAAATAGCTGGTTTGTTGGATGATCTACCTTCAGTAGATGATTTGTTCAAGAGAATGATGATCGAAGCAGAACAAAAACTTCATAATGATTTAATAGAAATTAGACAATTAAAAAAAGAAAGCTAA
- a CDS encoding GntR family transcriptional regulator — MNKRQYAYKVIRTRIVDGTYAPGQRIIINQIAKEVGSSHIPVREAIHQLESEKLLEFKPNIGAIVKGIDNQLYKESLEVLALLEGYATAISATSITADGITKLKEINREMKIMLDNYELDKLGALNREFHFHIYSFCPNELLIKNIEETWGRLDIVRQAGFTFYPKRTPLSIEEHETLIQLLEDKASSSSIEQYARNHKLKTLDAFKMRS, encoded by the coding sequence ATGAATAAACGCCAATATGCTTACAAAGTTATTCGTACAAGAATAGTAGATGGTACTTACGCACCTGGTCAACGAATCATTATCAATCAAATTGCAAAGGAGGTCGGCTCTAGTCATATTCCCGTCAGGGAAGCAATTCATCAGCTCGAATCAGAAAAGCTTCTTGAATTTAAACCTAATATTGGAGCAATCGTCAAAGGAATTGACAATCAACTATATAAGGAATCATTGGAAGTACTCGCTTTACTTGAGGGCTATGCTACGGCTATTAGCGCCACAAGCATTACAGCTGATGGTATTACAAAGTTAAAAGAAATTAACCGAGAAATGAAAATTATGCTTGATAACTATGAATTAGATAAACTAGGAGCACTTAATAGAGAATTCCATTTTCATATTTACTCCTTTTGTCCAAACGAATTACTAATAAAAAATATTGAAGAAACATGGGGTCGACTAGATATAGTGAGACAGGCTGGGTTTACGTTTTATCCTAAGAGAACCCCCCTATCCATTGAAGAGCATGAGACCCTTATACAATTACTAGAGGATAAGGCGAGCAGTTCTTCAATCGAGCAATATGCTAGAAATCACAAACTAAAAACGCTTGATGCCTTTAAAATGAGAAGTTAA
- a CDS encoding thioesterase encodes MLEGLEIGSKETIQITVTELMFAAFEGEVVHPVYSTVSMTYHMEWVSRKIILPFLSAEQEGMGAAVKIKHVSPAPYGSLVTLTATVTELRDNKVITKVVAESQAGVIGLGEVTQVILPKATIKTKWNEATA; translated from the coding sequence ATGTTAGAAGGCTTAGAGATTGGGAGTAAAGAGACCATTCAAATCACAGTTACAGAATTGATGTTTGCTGCATTTGAAGGAGAAGTAGTACACCCTGTCTATTCGACGGTGAGTATGACATATCATATGGAATGGGTTTCTAGGAAAATAATTTTACCTTTTTTAAGCGCTGAACAAGAGGGAATGGGAGCTGCAGTTAAGATCAAGCATGTTTCACCCGCTCCTTATGGAAGTCTGGTTACTTTAACTGCTACTGTTACAGAGCTTCGAGACAATAAAGTAATAACAAAAGTGGTAGCTGAGAGTCAAGCTGGAGTTATCGGTCTGGGTGAGGTAACTCAGGTTATTTTGCCAAAGGCTACAATAAAAACAAAATGGAACGAGGCTACAGCGTAA
- a CDS encoding Glu/Leu/Phe/Val dehydrogenase, translating into MLAERLSMTKEFELFDRMASHEQVVFCNDPTTGLRAIIAIHNTTLGPALGGCRMQPYNSVEDALEDVLRLSKGMTYKCAAADVDFGGGKAVIIGDPKKDKSPELFRAFGQFVNSLGGRFYTGTDMGTTMEDFIHAMKETNFINGLPEAYGGGGDSSIPTAAGVINGLKATNQTLFGDEELGTKSYAIQGLGKVGYKVAVSLLEAGANLFVADINDESLHSIQQISANLKGNVKIVSNDEIYSTDADVFIPCAHGGIINDMTIPKLRVKAIVGSANNQLLADRHGRMLREKGILYAPDYIVNAGGLIQVADELYGFNHERVLAKTKQIYHTLLEVYKEASLTGNTTEEAANTMCEKRIKNRKARNNFYSAPLKPKWSIRK; encoded by the coding sequence ATGCTAGCTGAAAGATTATCAATGACAAAAGAATTTGAGCTTTTCGATCGAATGGCTTCTCATGAGCAGGTTGTATTTTGTAATGATCCCACTACTGGCCTACGAGCGATTATCGCTATCCATAATACGACCCTTGGTCCAGCTCTCGGTGGATGTCGAATGCAACCTTATAATAGTGTGGAAGATGCGCTCGAGGATGTTCTAAGGCTTTCAAAAGGTATGACGTATAAGTGTGCAGCAGCAGATGTGGACTTTGGGGGAGGAAAAGCAGTCATTATTGGTGATCCTAAAAAGGATAAATCACCGGAGCTATTCAGAGCATTTGGTCAATTTGTCAATTCACTTGGCGGCCGTTTTTACACAGGTACAGACATGGGCACGACGATGGAAGATTTCATACATGCGATGAAGGAAACTAATTTCATTAATGGACTACCTGAGGCTTATGGCGGTGGAGGGGATTCATCGATCCCAACAGCAGCTGGAGTTATAAATGGATTAAAAGCTACAAATCAAACACTGTTTGGAGATGAAGAACTCGGAACGAAAAGCTATGCAATTCAAGGACTAGGAAAAGTAGGATATAAAGTTGCTGTTAGTTTACTAGAAGCTGGCGCGAACCTTTTTGTAGCTGATATAAATGACGAAAGCCTTCATTCCATTCAGCAGATTTCAGCAAATTTAAAGGGAAACGTAAAGATTGTATCGAATGATGAAATTTACTCTACTGATGCCGACGTTTTTATTCCTTGTGCACATGGAGGAATTATAAATGATATGACGATTCCTAAGTTGAGAGTAAAGGCTATAGTAGGTTCTGCCAACAATCAATTACTAGCAGATCGACATGGAAGAATGCTCAGAGAAAAAGGAATACTATACGCACCGGACTATATCGTCAATGCAGGCGGTCTGATTCAAGTAGCTGATGAGCTATATGGCTTTAACCATGAGCGAGTTCTAGCTAAAACGAAGCAGATATATCATACCTTATTAGAGGTATATAAGGAGGCTTCCCTAACCGGAAATACAACGGAAGAAGCAGCAAATACGATGTGTGAAAAGCGTATTAAGAACAGAAAAGCTCGCAATAACTTCTATTCAGCACCATTAAAGCCAAAGTGGAGTATTCGCAAATAA
- the pdhA gene encoding pyruvate dehydrogenase (acetyl-transferring) E1 component subunit alpha: MKHNYPLKRIMDDEGTLIDEQFKEQIEESLVKELYFHMLRIRTFDRKAINLQRQGRLGTYAPFEGQEAAQVGSALALTEDDWVFPTYRDHGATLTFGKSMARTFLYWNGRIEGCLSPKNRNIFPPAVPIATQLPHAAGAAWAEKRKGTKNIAIAYFGDGATSEGDFHEGLNFASVFKVPAIFFNQNNGFAISVPTEKQMNSETIAQKAVAYGMTGVRVDGNDSLAVYFETLKAVEKARAGDGPTLIEAVTWRKGAHTTADDPSKYRAATMGDHIVDPLLRLELFMKNYGYWNEEWLQATTEEISNEIDAAVEEMENFPPPNVEDVFNHVFADMPAQLTEQKDAYLAYLGRQ; this comes from the coding sequence GTGAAGCATAATTATCCTCTAAAAAGAATAATGGATGATGAAGGTACACTAATAGATGAACAATTCAAAGAACAAATTGAGGAAAGCTTAGTCAAGGAACTTTATTTTCACATGCTCCGCATTCGAACGTTCGACCGGAAGGCTATTAACCTACAGAGACAAGGTCGATTAGGAACCTATGCACCATTTGAGGGGCAAGAGGCAGCTCAGGTTGGTAGCGCGCTTGCATTAACGGAAGATGACTGGGTTTTTCCGACCTATCGCGATCATGGGGCAACTTTAACTTTTGGTAAGAGTATGGCGAGAACCTTTTTATACTGGAACGGAAGAATAGAGGGATGCTTATCCCCAAAGAATAGAAACATATTCCCTCCTGCTGTACCAATAGCTACTCAGCTTCCCCATGCAGCTGGAGCAGCCTGGGCAGAAAAAAGAAAGGGCACAAAAAATATAGCAATCGCTTATTTTGGTGATGGTGCTACATCCGAGGGAGATTTCCATGAGGGCTTAAACTTTGCTAGCGTCTTTAAAGTACCTGCTATCTTTTTCAATCAAAACAATGGCTTTGCAATTTCTGTTCCTACCGAAAAGCAGATGAATTCAGAAACCATTGCGCAAAAAGCAGTGGCTTATGGAATGACAGGTGTTAGAGTAGATGGAAATGATAGCCTTGCTGTATATTTTGAAACGCTTAAAGCAGTAGAGAAAGCAAGAGCAGGGGATGGTCCTACCTTAATAGAGGCTGTCACATGGAGAAAAGGTGCCCATACGACTGCAGATGACCCATCCAAATATAGAGCTGCTACCATGGGAGACCATATTGTGGATCCCCTTTTAAGACTAGAGTTATTTATGAAAAACTACGGTTACTGGAATGAAGAATGGTTGCAAGCTACTACTGAGGAGATTAGTAATGAAATAGATGCAGCTGTAGAAGAAATGGAAAATTTCCCACCTCCTAACGTAGAGGATGTTTTCAACCATGTATTTGCTGATATGCCTGCTCAGCTAACCGAACAAAAAGATGCGTATCTTGCATATTTAGGGAGGCAATGA
- a CDS encoding alpha-ketoacid dehydrogenase subunit beta, whose product MTQLKQSSASQETTKQMTLIQAINDGMRVLLEEDESTLVLGEDVGKNGGVFRATEGLQERFGADRVIDTPLSESGIIGTSIGLAVNGFRPIAEIQFLGFIYPAYEQIMTHASRIRMRSMSRFTVPMVIRAPYGAGIRAPEIHSDSTEILFTHMPGIKVVCPSSPYDAKGLLIAAMEDPDPVLVLEPMKNYRSVREDVPINKYKVEIGKAKVVQEGADVTLIAWGAMVSIAQKAAELAGKKGIHCEVIDLRTLYPLDRETIAKSVQKTTRAVIIHEAHPTGGLGNDIVSIINDTSFLYLRAPVERITGFDVPVPFFTLEEHYLPTPARVMEGIDKVIHF is encoded by the coding sequence ATGACCCAGTTAAAACAATCAAGTGCTTCACAAGAGACAACAAAGCAAATGACATTAATCCAGGCGATAAACGATGGGATGCGGGTTCTACTAGAGGAGGACGAATCTACACTTGTGCTTGGTGAAGACGTGGGTAAAAATGGTGGGGTTTTTCGAGCTACTGAGGGACTCCAAGAAAGGTTCGGTGCTGATCGAGTAATCGACACTCCTCTTTCTGAATCAGGAATAATAGGTACTTCTATTGGATTAGCTGTTAATGGATTTAGACCAATAGCTGAAATTCAGTTTTTAGGGTTTATTTATCCAGCATATGAGCAAATCATGACACATGCTTCGAGAATTCGGATGAGGTCTATGTCTCGTTTTACAGTGCCAATGGTTATTCGTGCCCCTTATGGAGCAGGGATACGTGCACCCGAAATACATTCGGACAGCACCGAAATCTTATTTACTCATATGCCAGGTATTAAGGTAGTCTGTCCTTCCAGTCCATATGATGCAAAGGGATTGTTAATAGCTGCAATGGAAGATCCTGACCCAGTTCTTGTCTTAGAGCCGATGAAGAACTATCGATCAGTGAGAGAGGATGTACCAATAAATAAATATAAAGTGGAAATCGGAAAGGCGAAGGTAGTCCAGGAAGGGGCAGATGTAACCCTTATTGCTTGGGGAGCAATGGTTTCAATCGCTCAAAAAGCTGCAGAGCTTGCAGGAAAAAAAGGAATACATTGCGAAGTAATAGATTTACGTACGCTTTATCCATTAGATAGGGAAACAATCGCCAAATCTGTGCAAAAAACAACTAGAGCAGTAATCATTCATGAAGCTCATCCTACAGGTGGGTTAGGTAATGACATCGTATCTATTATTAACGATACCTCATTCTTATATTTGCGAGCACCTGTTGAGCGAATTACAGGTTTTGATGTTCCTGTTCCATTCTTTACTTTAGAAGAGCATTATCTACCTACTCCCGCTAGAGTGATGGAGGGGATTGATAAAGTAATTCATTTTTAA
- a CDS encoding dihydrolipoamide acetyltransferase family protein, translating to MIDVKLHDIGEGMTEGEVIHYLVKVGDRVQTDQPLVEVQTDKMVAELTSPCTGIVKEIRIAAGEMVKVGTSLLSLESEGGGGSSTEQYSKDISVETSSNQPLKEDKSLEFTYKRILATPYTRKIAREHNINLEDVTPSDPSGRITEEDVMRFIDNKTEKKIIPEKIVVQTQPDEIPYKGIRKKIAENMKKSLFTIPHVTHFDEVNMTNLLEMKAQLKATGHSISIPAFLLKALVISLKDFPIFNAELDEENSRILLKKSYHIGIATNTENGLIVPVLHDTDKKSLIQINQEIKELTQKAIAGKLQPSEMQNSTFTVSNVGPLGSIAATPIINYPETALIAFHKTKKQPIVNAQDEIVIGHIMNLSMSFDHRVADGATAIAFTNRFSSLIEHPHKLILEMI from the coding sequence ATGATTGATGTGAAATTACATGATATAGGAGAAGGAATGACTGAAGGAGAGGTTATCCACTATTTAGTTAAAGTGGGTGATAGGGTGCAAACGGACCAGCCTTTAGTTGAAGTCCAAACAGATAAAATGGTTGCTGAACTTACCTCTCCTTGTACTGGTATTGTCAAAGAGATTCGAATTGCTGCTGGAGAAATGGTAAAAGTAGGTACCAGTCTTCTTTCCTTAGAAAGTGAGGGCGGAGGGGGTTCCTCAACCGAGCAGTATTCAAAGGATATATCAGTAGAGACTAGCAGTAACCAGCCCTTAAAAGAAGATAAATCCTTAGAGTTTACTTATAAGAGAATACTAGCTACGCCTTACACAAGAAAAATAGCTAGGGAACATAACATCAATTTAGAGGATGTGACCCCTTCAGATCCTTCAGGAAGAATTACAGAAGAGGACGTTATGAGGTTTATAGATAATAAAACAGAGAAGAAGATTATACCTGAGAAGATTGTTGTCCAGACGCAACCAGATGAAATACCCTATAAAGGAATTAGAAAAAAGATTGCTGAAAATATGAAGAAATCACTCTTTACCATCCCACATGTAACCCATTTTGACGAAGTGAATATGACTAATCTATTAGAAATGAAGGCACAGTTGAAAGCCACTGGTCATTCCATAAGTATTCCAGCCTTTCTCTTGAAAGCACTTGTCATTTCCTTAAAGGATTTTCCGATATTCAATGCCGAGCTTGACGAAGAAAATAGTCGGATACTCCTCAAGAAAAGCTATCACATAGGCATAGCCACCAACACAGAAAACGGACTGATTGTCCCTGTACTCCACGATACCGATAAAAAATCTCTCATACAAATAAATCAAGAAATAAAAGAATTAACACAAAAGGCCATAGCAGGAAAGCTTCAACCATCAGAAATGCAAAACAGCACATTTACAGTTAGTAATGTAGGACCTTTAGGCAGCATAGCCGCCACTCCTATTATCAATTATCCCGAGACTGCATTAATCGCTTTTCATAAAACCAAAAAACAGCCAATCGTTAATGCGCAGGATGAGATTGTTATTGGACACATCATGAATCTATCCATGTCATTTGATCACCGCGTAGCAGACGGTGCAACTGCAATTGCATTCACGAATCGTTTTTCAAGTTTAATCGAACATCCACATAAACTAATTTTGGAGATGATTTAG
- a CDS encoding FAD-dependent oxidoreductase has protein sequence MVVGEISHKRNLIIIGGGPGGYSAAIRGAQLGLSVTLIEQKNLGGVCLNEGCIPSKVYTFASSKRSELDQLAKIGIDAAGRDIDIQRLLEYQKEVIGQLRSGVERLCQANKVEIVQGKATFIAKHKIGVENGHQFDMYEFDQVIIATGSKNILPSYITSKSPHVLYPFELFQLSKLPEDVIIDGQDYIALEAASSLAALGTQVTLLIESDTGLPFDESVNKELLRIFKKRKIKVVEKKEIIGTHEDLNGVSVTVLTNQHKEMKMGASCLVVPELRVSNVEELGLKRLGMELGGNGFIQVNNRLETSIPNIYAVGDVTGGPLLAWKAIKQGKAAVSFIAGERPEVDITIAPTCAHTIPPVVTVGLTEQQANNLGLSVRTSKFPLGSNGYSTITGKRDGFIKVISESTTEVIQGIHMIGDGAIELSGSFLQLLEMAAKEEDIKFPNYVHPGINEALLESVEGLLGQAIHLAPVKKEVVIG, from the coding sequence ATGGTTGTAGGAGAAATAAGCCATAAACGAAATCTGATCATTATTGGGGGTGGACCAGGAGGATACAGCGCGGCTATTCGAGGTGCTCAGCTTGGCCTTTCCGTTACTTTAATTGAGCAAAAAAACCTGGGAGGAGTGTGCTTAAACGAAGGCTGTATACCTTCAAAGGTTTATACTTTTGCAAGCTCGAAACGTTCCGAGTTGGATCAGCTAGCTAAGATTGGTATTGATGCGGCTGGAAGAGATATAGATATCCAGAGATTACTTGAATATCAAAAGGAAGTAATCGGACAGCTGAGGTCAGGTGTAGAAAGACTTTGCCAGGCGAATAAGGTAGAAATCGTTCAAGGGAAAGCTACGTTTATAGCAAAGCATAAAATTGGTGTGGAAAATGGTCACCAATTCGATATGTATGAGTTTGACCAAGTAATTATCGCTACAGGTAGTAAAAATATACTTCCTAGCTATATAACATCTAAGAGTCCTCATGTGCTATATCCGTTTGAACTGTTTCAACTAAGCAAGCTGCCTGAAGATGTAATCATTGATGGTCAAGATTATATTGCCCTAGAAGCGGCCTCAAGCTTGGCAGCACTTGGCACACAAGTAACCTTATTAATAGAATCCGATACTGGGCTACCTTTTGATGAATCGGTCAATAAGGAGTTATTAAGAATATTTAAAAAGAGAAAAATAAAAGTAGTAGAGAAAAAAGAAATTATTGGGACTCATGAGGATTTAAACGGTGTCTCTGTTACGGTGTTAACCAATCAGCATAAAGAAATGAAAATGGGGGCTTCTTGTTTAGTGGTTCCTGAGCTTAGGGTCTCAAACGTAGAAGAGCTTGGGTTGAAGCGGCTGGGCATGGAGTTAGGTGGAAATGGTTTTATCCAAGTAAATAATCGTTTAGAAACTTCAATCCCCAACATATATGCAGTTGGAGATGTAACAGGTGGTCCCCTGCTTGCTTGGAAGGCTATCAAACAAGGAAAAGCGGCAGTATCTTTCATTGCTGGAGAAAGACCAGAGGTGGACATAACGATCGCACCCACTTGTGCTCATACAATCCCTCCGGTAGTAACTGTTGGTTTAACGGAACAACAGGCAAATAACCTAGGACTTTCTGTACGTACAAGTAAATTTCCGCTTGGCAGCAATGGTTATTCCACAATTACTGGGAAAAGAGATGGATTTATAAAGGTAATCTCTGAATCTACGACCGAAGTAATTCAAGGAATTCATATGATTGGGGATGGCGCTATCGAATTGTCAGGCTCCTTTTTACAACTATTAGAGATGGCTGCGAAGGAGGAGGATATAAAATTTCCAAATTACGTGCACCCAGGCATAAATGAGGCACTACTGGAATCTGTGGAAGGATTGCTTGGACAAGCGATTCATCTAGCTCCAGTAAAGAAGGAAGTGGTAATTGGTTAA
- a CDS encoding ABC transporter substrate-binding protein codes for MKKRWKSLLTVLASASLLLAACGDEGDEASSSKTYNIGVTQIAEHPSLNAAYDGFKKALEDAGIEAEYEFQNAQGDGNNNTTIATNLVSSNVDLIFANSTGSAQAALSATQDIPIVFTSVTDAVGAELVESMEKPGGNVTGTIDSHPDAIANTMKFLKEELGATKVGMVFNSGEQNSRSQVDSVKELLEDMDMTVVEASVATTADVKQATESLIGKVDSMYIITDNTVVSALESVISVANENKIPVMVGEFDSVKRGGLGAYGFEYFDIGYEAGQMAVKILKGESKPADIPVQVPQKLKLIMNKETADTIGVDIKDEWKAEMSE; via the coding sequence GTGAAGAAGAGATGGAAGAGTCTTTTAACTGTATTAGCTAGTGCATCCTTGTTACTTGCTGCCTGTGGAGATGAGGGAGATGAAGCTTCTTCGTCCAAAACCTATAATATTGGAGTTACTCAAATTGCGGAGCATCCATCCTTAAATGCAGCTTATGACGGCTTTAAAAAGGCTTTAGAGGATGCAGGGATCGAGGCAGAATACGAGTTTCAAAATGCGCAAGGAGACGGTAATAATAACACAACTATAGCTACAAACTTAGTTAGCTCCAATGTAGATTTGATCTTTGCAAACTCAACAGGAAGTGCTCAGGCTGCACTTAGTGCAACGCAGGACATTCCGATTGTATTTACATCTGTTACAGATGCAGTTGGTGCAGAGCTAGTCGAATCGATGGAAAAGCCAGGTGGTAATGTCACGGGTACTATTGATTCCCACCCGGACGCTATTGCTAATACAATGAAATTTTTAAAAGAAGAGCTTGGTGCAACGAAAGTAGGAATGGTATTTAACTCCGGAGAACAAAATTCACGCTCTCAAGTAGATTCCGTAAAGGAGTTATTGGAAGACATGGATATGACAGTTGTAGAAGCATCTGTAGCTACAACAGCTGACGTCAAGCAAGCAACGGAATCACTTATAGGGAAAGTCGATTCTATGTATATCATTACAGATAACACAGTTGTATCCGCTCTGGAGTCGGTAATCTCGGTAGCAAATGAAAATAAAATTCCAGTTATGGTAGGAGAATTTGATTCGGTTAAACGTGGTGGCTTAGGAGCTTATGGATTTGAATACTTTGATATTGGTTATGAGGCTGGTCAGATGGCAGTCAAAATATTAAAAGGGGAAAGTAAGCCTGCTGATATCCCAGTACAGGTGCCTCAAAAGCTAAAACTAATTATGAACAAAGAAACTGCAGATACAATTGGTGTGGATATTAAAGACGAGTGGAAAGCTGAAATGAGCGAATAA